The Arachis hypogaea cultivar Tifrunner chromosome 16, arahy.Tifrunner.gnm2.J5K5, whole genome shotgun sequence genome contains a region encoding:
- the LOC112758100 gene encoding ATP-dependent Clp protease proteolytic subunit-related protein 3, chloroplastic produces MMATCLRVPMVSSIPTSSSSSSSSSLQPQQSLRRRCCSLSVNATSKSKIPIPPFNPNDPFLSKLASVAATSPETLLNRPLNSDTPPYLDVFDSPNLMATPAQVERSVSYNEHRPRRPPPDLPSLLLHGRIIYIGMPLVPAVTELIVAELMYLQWMDPKEPIFIYINSTGTTRDDGETVGMETEGFAIYDAMMQLQNEIHTVAVGAAIGQACLLLSAGTPGKRFMMPHAKAMIQQPRIPSSGLMPASDVLIRAKEVIVNRDTLIKLLAKHTGNSEETVANVMKRPYYMDATKAKEFGVIDRILWRGQEKIMSDVSAPEDWDKGAGIKIVDGF; encoded by the exons ATGATGGCTACGTGTTTGCGTGTACCCATGGTTTCTTCCATTCCCacttcgtcttcgtcttcttcttcttcttccttacaGCCCCAACAATCTCTTCGCCGGAGATGCTGCTCTCTTTCGGTGAACGCCACAAGCAAATCCAAAATTCCAATACCCCCTTTCAACCCTAATGACCCCTTTCTCTCCAAGCTTGCTTCCGTAGCTGCCACTTCCCCTGAAACCTTGCTCAACCGTCCTCTCAACTCCGATACCCCTCCTTACTTGGACGTCTTCGACTCCCCCAATCTCATGGCTACTCCCGCCCAA GTGGAAAGGTCTGTTTCGTACAATGAACACCGGCCGAGAAGGCCGCCGCCTGACTTGCCTTCGCTGCTTCTCCATGGCAGAATTATTTACATTGGCATGCCT TTGGTGCCAGCTGTCACAGAGCTTATTGTTGCAGAGTTGATGTACCTGCAATGGATGGATCCTAAAGAACCAATATTCATTTACATAAACTCCACCGGTACTACACGAGATGATGGTGAGACG GTAGGGATGGAGACAGAAGGTTTTGCCATTTATGATGCAATGATGCAGTTACAAAACGAG ATTCACACAGTGGCTGTTGGAGCTGCTATAGGTCAAGCCTGTCTGCTACTTTCTGCAGGGACTCCTGGTAAACGCTTCATGATGCCACATGCCAAAG CCATGATTCAGCAACCTCGTATTCCATCATCTGGTTTGATGCCTGCTAGTGATGTTCTTATACGAGCTAAGGAG GTCATAGTAAACAGGGACACTCTGATTAAACTACTGGCCAAACACACAGGAAAT TCAGAGGAAACAGTTGCTAATGTGATGAAGAGACCATATTATATGGATGCAACAAAGGCTAAGGAATTTGGGGTCATTGACAGA ATTCTTTGGCGTGGCCAGGAGAAGATTATGTCCGATGTATCTGCTCCAGAGGATTGGGACAAGGGAGCTGGTATTAAAATTGTAGATGGGTTTTAG
- the LOC140180018 gene encoding secreted RxLR effector protein 161-like, which produces MGRPIAQLEYASAIGSLMYAMHCTRPDVAFAVCKLSRFTGKPSNQHWKAITRVFGYLKKTINLGLHYSDYPAVLKGYSNASWITNLSDNKFTLGWIFTIGGGAISWASKKQTCITHSIMEAEFVALSVAGKKAEWLRNLLYDIKLWPQQTTAISIFCHSESTMSRTYNKVYNGKSRHICLRHEFVRQLIDDGVITITYVRSQGNLADPLTKGLSRDKIK; this is translated from the coding sequence ATGGGAAGACCTATAGCACAATTAGAATATGCTAGTGCTATAGGAAGTTTAATGTATGCAATGCATTGTACTAGACCTGATGTAGCATTTGCTGTGTGCAAATTATCAAGGTTTACAGGAAAGCCTAGCAATCAACATTGGAAAGCTATAACAAGAGTTTTtggttatctcaagaaaaccataaacTTGGGATTACATTATAGTGATTATCCCGCAGTTTTAAAAGGTTATTCCAACGCAAGTTGGATTACAAATCTTAGTGACAACAAATTCACTTTAGGATGGATTTTCACCATAGGTGGTGGAGCAATAAGTTGGGCCTCAAAGAAACAAACATGTATTACACATTCTATTATGGAGGCTGAGTTTGTAGCTTTATCAGTCGCAGGTAAAAAAGCAGAATGGTTAAGAAATCTATTATATGATATAAAGCTGTGGCCACAGCAGACGACAGCCATTTCAATATTCTGTCATAGTGAATCAACCATGTCTCGAACatataataaggtttataatgGAAAGTCTAGACATATATGTTTGAGACATGAATTTGTGAGGCAACTAATAGATGATGGTGTAATTACCATTACTTATGTAAGATCTCAAGGAAATTTAGCAGACCCTTTGACTAAAGGTTTGTCAAgggataaaatcaaataa